Proteins encoded by one window of Chryseobacterium foetidum:
- the pth gene encoding aminoacyl-tRNA hydrolase → MKYLIVGLGNKGVEYENTRHNIGFKVAEKIAETLEVSFNTTNFGWMAEGKYKGRKVFVLKPDTYMNLSGNAVKYWMQKENIPLENVLIITDDLALPFGTLRMKMKGSDAGHNGLKNINEVLQTQNYARLRFGISAEFSEGRQVDYVLGTWNAEESEKLSERIEKFAKASLSFVFAGIGNTMSAFNGK, encoded by the coding sequence ATGAAATACCTTATCGTAGGATTAGGAAATAAAGGAGTTGAGTATGAAAATACCCGTCATAATATTGGTTTTAAAGTAGCTGAAAAAATTGCTGAGACATTAGAAGTATCATTCAACACAACTAATTTTGGCTGGATGGCTGAAGGAAAATATAAAGGAAGAAAAGTTTTTGTTCTGAAACCTGATACTTACATGAATCTCTCCGGAAATGCCGTTAAATACTGGATGCAGAAAGAAAATATCCCTTTGGAGAATGTTTTGATTATCACCGATGATCTTGCACTTCCCTTCGGAACTTTAAGAATGAAAATGAAAGGATCTGATGCTGGACACAATGGTTTAAAAAATATCAACGAAGTTCTTCAGACTCAAAATTATGCTCGTTTAAGATTTGGAATTTCCGCTGAATTTTCTGAAGGCAGACAGGTAGATTATGTTTTAGGAACGTGGAATGCTGAGGAATCTGAAAAGCTTTCTGAAAGAATTGAAAAATTTGCCAAAGCATCTTTGTCTTTCGTCTTTGCAGGAATTGGCAATACAATGTCTGCATTTAACGGAAAATAA
- a CDS encoding SulP family inorganic anion transporter, whose product MKKNKSFSGGIKENLPSGLVVFLVALPLCLGIALASGAPPLSGVIAGIVGGIIVGSLSNSNISVSGPAAGLTAIVLTAITDLGAFELFLCAGIIAGLIQLVLGFIRAGSISNYFPNNVIEGMLAAIGIIIILKQIPHAVGFDKDYEGHESIFDNGINFNYFSELIRAIHPGAIVITVISLAVLLSWDRIPALKRLKVLPGALVAVTIGILLNEIFKSTGSSLAIGKEHLVSLPVPKNLDDFKNYITLPDFAGFLNWKVWLTGATIAVVASIETLLCIEASDRLDMQKRITDTNLELKAQGLGNLVSSFIGGLPMTSVVVRSSANANAGATSKASTIIHGVLLLICVLSIPVVLNLIPFATLAAVLLLVGYKLAKPATFKHFWQLGKFQFIPFVATVVAVVATDLLKGVGIGLAISVFYILQGNMKRAYYLSKEKLDDADEITIKLAEEVSFLNKAAIKKTLKNIKPNSKVIFDARSTAYIATDVLEMIQEFANIRASEEDIEVELLGFKTSYKDYETDENSHIVITHKRAM is encoded by the coding sequence ATGAAAAAAAATAAAAGTTTCTCAGGAGGGATCAAAGAAAATCTGCCTTCAGGTTTAGTGGTTTTCTTAGTTGCCCTTCCTTTGTGTCTGGGTATCGCATTAGCTTCAGGTGCACCGCCGTTATCAGGTGTCATTGCGGGTATTGTAGGTGGTATAATTGTAGGCTCATTAAGCAACTCAAACATTTCAGTTTCCGGACCTGCAGCAGGTCTTACAGCTATTGTTTTAACTGCAATCACAGATTTGGGAGCATTTGAACTGTTTCTTTGTGCAGGCATTATCGCAGGACTTATTCAGCTTGTCTTAGGTTTCATTCGTGCAGGCAGTATTTCTAATTATTTTCCAAATAATGTAATTGAAGGAATGCTCGCAGCCATCGGAATTATTATTATTTTAAAACAGATTCCGCATGCGGTAGGTTTTGATAAAGATTACGAAGGTCATGAATCAATATTTGACAACGGAATTAATTTTAATTATTTCTCCGAACTTATCCGTGCTATTCATCCCGGAGCCATTGTTATCACAGTGATTTCACTTGCAGTACTATTGTCATGGGACCGAATCCCCGCTTTAAAGAGGCTTAAAGTTCTCCCCGGAGCATTAGTAGCTGTTACGATAGGAATTTTGTTGAATGAGATCTTTAAATCAACGGGCAGTTCTTTGGCTATTGGGAAAGAACATTTAGTTTCACTTCCGGTTCCAAAAAATTTAGATGATTTTAAAAATTATATAACCCTTCCTGATTTCGCAGGCTTTCTCAACTGGAAAGTTTGGCTTACGGGAGCAACCATTGCCGTTGTGGCTTCTATTGAAACACTATTGTGCATAGAAGCATCAGACCGTCTTGATATGCAGAAAAGAATTACAGATACCAATCTCGAATTAAAAGCCCAGGGACTCGGAAATCTTGTAAGTTCGTTTATAGGCGGACTGCCGATGACATCTGTTGTAGTAAGAAGCTCTGCTAATGCAAATGCGGGAGCTACTTCTAAAGCATCAACAATCATTCATGGTGTCTTGCTTTTAATCTGTGTTTTATCAATTCCAGTTGTCTTAAATCTGATTCCATTTGCAACTTTGGCGGCGGTCTTACTTCTTGTAGGGTATAAACTTGCAAAGCCGGCTACATTCAAACACTTCTGGCAACTGGGCAAATTTCAGTTTATTCCGTTTGTAGCCACTGTAGTGGCTGTTGTAGCAACAGATTTGCTGAAAGGCGTGGGCATTGGTCTTGCAATTTCAGTATTTTATATTCTTCAGGGAAATATGAAACGTGCCTATTATCTGAGTAAAGAAAAACTGGACGACGCAGATGAAATCACTATTAAACTGGCTGAAGAAGTTTCATTTCTTAATAAAGCAGCCATCAAAAAAACACTGAAAAACATTAAACCTAACTCTAAAGTTATTTTTGACGCCAGATCAACAGCTTATATTGCCACAGATGTGCTGGAAATGATTCAGGAATTTGCCAACATCAGAGCGAGTGAAGAAGATATTGAAGTAGAATTACTCGGTTTTAAAACTTCCTATAAAGATTATGAGACCGACGAAAATTCTCATATTGTGATTACACACAAAAGAGCGATGTAG
- a CDS encoding carbonic anhydrase, which produces MSQSYEVIFENNRKWVESKLGDNPDFFSELASGQTPDYLYIGCSDSRATAEELMGAKPGEVFVHRNIANVVNALDMSAASVVEYAVSHLKVKHIIVCGHYNCGGVKAAMTPQDLGILNPWLRNIRDVYRIHQAELDGIEDADKRYDRLVELNVLEQCINVIKMACVQERYIAEEYPVVHGWVFDMRTGKIIDLEIDFEKELKDIQKIYNLSEDSWTMSRRTL; this is translated from the coding sequence ATGTCACAATCGTACGAAGTTATTTTCGAAAACAACAGAAAGTGGGTAGAGTCTAAGTTAGGAGACAACCCTGATTTTTTCAGTGAATTGGCAAGCGGTCAGACACCTGATTATCTTTACATCGGATGTTCAGACAGTAGAGCTACAGCTGAAGAACTGATGGGGGCAAAGCCAGGGGAAGTTTTTGTGCACAGAAACATTGCCAACGTTGTAAATGCTTTAGATATGAGCGCAGCTTCTGTAGTAGAATACGCAGTATCTCATCTTAAAGTGAAGCATATCATAGTATGTGGCCATTACAACTGTGGTGGGGTGAAAGCAGCCATGACTCCTCAGGATTTGGGAATTCTTAATCCCTGGTTAAGAAACATCCGTGATGTTTACAGAATTCATCAGGCAGAGCTGGACGGTATCGAGGATGCCGATAAGCGTTATGACCGACTGGTAGAATTGAATGTACTCGAACAGTGCATCAATGTTATCAAAATGGCATGTGTACAGGAAAGATACATCGCAGAAGAGTATCCTGTTGTACACGGATGGGTTTTCGATATGAGAACGGGTAAAATTATTGATCTTGAAATCGATTTCGAAAAAGAATTGAAAGACATCCAAAAGATCTATAATCTTAGCGAAGATTCCTGGACGATGAGCAGAAGAACTCTTTAA
- a CDS encoding serine O-acetyltransferase, which yields MADQHSTIQKDFYRESGKWLSTFQIWTKCLNPNLHFIYILRKAQKYSKMPVLGLYWRIVLRHFQIKYGFQIYPETEIGEGFYLGHWGSLVINPKTKIGKNCNIAQGVTIGQQNRGKNEGYPVIGDQVWIGSNAVIVGKVIIGKNVLVAPNAYVNFDVPDNSVVAGNPAKIYPNQDATEGYINNQI from the coding sequence ATGGCAGATCAACACTCTACTATTCAAAAAGATTTTTACCGTGAAAGCGGAAAATGGCTTTCAACTTTTCAGATTTGGACCAAATGTCTGAATCCCAATCTACATTTTATTTACATTTTAAGAAAAGCTCAAAAATACAGCAAAATGCCTGTTTTAGGCCTATACTGGCGAATTGTTCTCCGTCATTTTCAGATTAAATATGGTTTCCAGATTTACCCTGAAACAGAAATTGGAGAAGGATTTTATCTCGGGCATTGGGGAAGCCTGGTCATCAATCCCAAAACTAAAATCGGTAAAAACTGTAATATTGCTCAGGGAGTTACCATCGGGCAACAGAACAGAGGCAAAAACGAAGGTTATCCTGTAATTGGTGATCAAGTCTGGATTGGTTCCAATGCTGTAATTGTGGGAAAAGTGATCATCGGAAAAAATGTTTTGGTAGCTCCGAACGCTTATGTTAACTTTGATGTGCCGGATAATTCTGTAGTGGCAGGGAATCCGGCAAAAATTTATCCTAATCAGGACGCTACAGAAGGTTATATAAATAATCAGATCTGA